From the Pomacea canaliculata isolate SZHN2017 linkage group LG4, ASM307304v1, whole genome shotgun sequence genome, one window contains:
- the LOC112562016 gene encoding translation initiation factor IF-2-like isoform X1 yields MTTWTTAGLLLATATVVSSFAIGIGPGIGPGFGPGIGPGIGPIGPGLVHHLGHGFPGIIPGPHGIHPLPLPHGLPKHVPHGLPLPLPHGFPFPVPHGFPVPVLHEVHVPVPVPIPVQQEVPVPMPFPHHVPSEPLLHPGNKFVPAGDYHAVSPYLGGGGAGAGAGAGAGAGAGAGAGAGGGAGGGGGAGAGAWGGSSSASASSLAWAGAGGLRPEYHQYLSANASNNYIRGEEVNSNIVAGIGNTIVNDY; encoded by the exons ATGACGACCTGGACGACAGCAGGCCTTCTGCTGGCCACTGCAACAGTTGTCTCTTCTTTTG CAATTGGAATTGGACCTGGCATTGGACCTGGCTTTGGACCTGGCATTGGACCTGGTATTGGGCCCATAGGACCAGGTCTTGTTCATCACCTTGGTCACGGTTTCCCAGGTATTATTCCAGGCCCTCATGGCATTCACCCTCTGCCTTTGCCCCACGGCCTGCCAAAACATGTACCTCATGGCCTGCCTCTACCTTTGCCACACGGCTTTCCCTTCCCTGTGCCACACGGCTTCCCAGTGCCAGTGCTACATGAAGTGCACGTGCCTGTGCCAGTGCCGATTCCAGTGCAACAAGAAGTGCCAGTTCCGATGCCATTCCCTCACCATGTGCCTTCTGAGCCTCTTCTTCATC cTGGAAACAAGTTTGTTCCAGCAG GTGACTATCATGCAGTCAGCCCCTATCTGGGAG GTGGAGGTGCAGGCGCAGGCGCAGGTGCAGGTGCAGGCGCAGGTGCAGGTGCCGGAGCAGGTGCAGGTGGAGGTgcaggtggaggtggaggtgctGGTGCAGGTGCATGGGGAGGATCTTCTAGTGCTTCTGCCTCATCTTTGGCGTGGGCCGGTGCAGGAGGCTTGCGGCCAGAGTACCATCAATACCTTTCCGCCAATGCTAGCAACAACTATATCAGAGGAGAAGAAG TTAACAGCAACATTGTGGCTGGCATAGGAAATACAATCGTGAACGATTATTAG
- the LOC112562016 gene encoding tetra-peptide repeat homeobox protein 1-like isoform X2, whose translation MTTWTTAGLLLATATVVSSFAIGIGPGIGPGFGPGIGPGIGPIGPGLVHHLGHGFPGIIPGPHGIHPLPLPHGLPKHVPHGLPLPLPHGFPFPVPHGFPVPVLHEVHVPVPVPIPVQQEVPVPMPFPHHVPSEPLLHPGNKFVPAGDYHAVSPYLGGAGAGAGAGAGAGGGAGGGGGAGAGAWGGSSSASASSLAWAGAGGLRPEYHQYLSANASNNYIRGEEVNSNIVAGIGNTIVNDY comes from the exons ATGACGACCTGGACGACAGCAGGCCTTCTGCTGGCCACTGCAACAGTTGTCTCTTCTTTTG CAATTGGAATTGGACCTGGCATTGGACCTGGCTTTGGACCTGGCATTGGACCTGGTATTGGGCCCATAGGACCAGGTCTTGTTCATCACCTTGGTCACGGTTTCCCAGGTATTATTCCAGGCCCTCATGGCATTCACCCTCTGCCTTTGCCCCACGGCCTGCCAAAACATGTACCTCATGGCCTGCCTCTACCTTTGCCACACGGCTTTCCCTTCCCTGTGCCACACGGCTTCCCAGTGCCAGTGCTACATGAAGTGCACGTGCCTGTGCCAGTGCCGATTCCAGTGCAACAAGAAGTGCCAGTTCCGATGCCATTCCCTCACCATGTGCCTTCTGAGCCTCTTCTTCATC cTGGAAACAAGTTTGTTCCAGCAG GTGACTATCATGCAGTCAGCCCCTATCTGGGAG GTGCAGGCGCAGGTGCAGGTGCCGGAGCAGGTGCAGGTGGAGGTgcaggtggaggtggaggtgctGGTGCAGGTGCATGGGGAGGATCTTCTAGTGCTTCTGCCTCATCTTTGGCGTGGGCCGGTGCAGGAGGCTTGCGGCCAGAGTACCATCAATACCTTTCCGCCAATGCTAGCAACAACTATATCAGAGGAGAAGAAG TTAACAGCAACATTGTGGCTGGCATAGGAAATACAATCGTGAACGATTATTAG